Proteins encoded together in one Anaerotignum propionicum DSM 1682 window:
- the udk gene encoding uridine kinase, translating into MKGEAKSVDDIMIIGIAGGTGSGKTTLTNRLKERFGDDVTVVYHDNYYKRHDDMSYEERSLLNYDHPDAFDTQLMIEHIQKLRQGIQIECPIYDFADHNRSDETMVIHPTKVIVIEGILIFENEILRNLMDIKIFVDTDADVRILRRILRDVQERGRSLDSVVNQYLTTVKPMHEQFVEPSKRSSDIIVLEGGNNVVALDILIQRIHNHVRGTMV; encoded by the coding sequence ATGAAAGGGGAGGCAAAATCAGTGGATGACATAATGATTATCGGTATTGCCGGTGGAACGGGAAGCGGGAAAACAACACTGACAAATAGGCTTAAGGAACGCTTTGGTGATGATGTAACTGTTGTATATCATGATAATTATTATAAGCGTCATGATGATATGTCCTATGAGGAACGCAGCTTATTAAATTACGACCATCCTGATGCTTTTGATACCCAGCTGATGATTGAACATATTCAAAAGCTTAGACAAGGCATTCAAATTGAATGTCCGATTTATGATTTTGCAGACCACAACCGTTCTGATGAAACTATGGTGATTCATCCTACAAAGGTTATTGTCATAGAGGGTATTTTGATTTTTGAGAATGAAATTTTACGCAATCTTATGGATATTAAAATTTTTGTGGATACGGATGCGGATGTTAGAATTTTGCGCCGTATTTTGAGGGATGTTCAGGAAAGAGGCAGAAGTCTGGATTCTGTGGTCAATCAATATCTGACGACGGTTAAGCCGATGCACGAGCAGTTTGTTGAACCCAGCAAGCGATCGTCAGATATTATTGTACTAGAAGGCGGTAATAACGTGGTTGCTCTGGATATATTAATCCAGAGGATACATAACCATGTACGTGGTACCATGGTTTAA
- a CDS encoding phosphodiester glycosidase family protein, with amino-acid sequence MKYQLGKMRRLMGALLAVALTVSVTTTWAFGATTYYDQKTEQTVTRGVVYEKSSRMTDAGIQNLHVLKVDLTESTLEFKEVESTVEYGLKETVKKLLTDNGALAGVNSDFFGMSGSYSAPFGAVMRDGELVSAGTSLNHDGDLYASFFMDENNNPFFDYFKMTATFANSQKAIELASMNKVTAMVYPIYFDKQAAKSTADLDKRFPELVKFVVVGDMITYISQPGETVAVPEDGYLIVMSKDYRNNAANVFQVNDSITLNINSSVDFENKEFAFGGGGKLLIDGAEAPATAIVATGRQPRTAFGISQDGKTAIFMVVDGRGDSVGVTHSEMANYMREYGAYNAMHLDGGGSSTMAVKTVDDSAVTVKNTVSDGSERKVINAVGIFQKAQAGEIEKIAITPSLVRTLPNKTITFKVYGLDEYYNRIEIPANEVTMQAVGVEGTWNGYDFIPSQKGTFEVTALYKDKTASQAGVVSATTSKLKPASNSIKLKKAGETATIAMQVVDTDGFNHWVSTTTNYEVADTSIGTMKSNVFTATKAGSTYIKCTRDGQTAYISVTVGDCKAVTTPNATTAADPLQKKITKANDGAFYLNISGTVAYNGTGKINDTTYADVRTRVRDAVDSNAEVAIYGGASDIKTAPKLDTLSWNGGYRFLSRSGTSIAMVSASGGGIRATNPTQYASLTRDLDASNNDTIVIIMDKTPGEFKSAAETSYFRGILNKYVAQGKTVFVVSCCGTAQWTSAKDGVRYINLPNLWKTDGGVNGSFSMLKLRVQGQDISYEIGKV; translated from the coding sequence ATGAAGTATCAATTAGGAAAAATGAGACGACTGATGGGAGCTTTGCTGGCGGTAGCACTGACTGTTTCGGTTACCACTACATGGGCTTTTGGTGCCACTACATATTATGACCAAAAGACAGAGCAGACAGTAACCCGTGGGGTTGTGTACGAAAAAAGCAGCCGTATGACAGATGCGGGGATTCAGAATCTGCATGTTTTAAAGGTGGATTTGACGGAAAGTACACTGGAATTCAAAGAAGTAGAAAGTACTGTTGAGTACGGCCTAAAGGAAACAGTGAAAAAGCTTTTGACCGATAACGGAGCCCTTGCCGGAGTGAATTCCGACTTTTTTGGCATGTCCGGTAGTTATTCAGCACCTTTTGGAGCAGTTATGAGGGATGGAGAACTGGTTTCGGCTGGTACTTCTTTAAATCATGATGGGGATTTGTACGCTTCCTTTTTCATGGATGAAAACAATAATCCCTTTTTTGATTATTTTAAAATGACTGCAACCTTTGCCAATAGTCAGAAAGCCATTGAGCTTGCTTCCATGAACAAAGTAACTGCCATGGTTTATCCTATTTATTTTGATAAGCAGGCGGCGAAAAGTACAGCAGATTTGGACAAACGTTTTCCTGAGCTTGTAAAATTTGTGGTGGTGGGTGACATGATTACCTATATTTCACAACCGGGAGAAACTGTAGCTGTTCCCGAGGATGGCTATTTGATTGTGATGAGTAAGGATTATCGTAACAATGCAGCTAATGTATTTCAGGTGAATGACTCTATCACCTTAAATATTAACAGCTCAGTTGATTTTGAAAATAAAGAATTTGCTTTTGGTGGTGGCGGAAAGCTTCTAATTGATGGAGCTGAGGCACCTGCTACTGCGATTGTAGCAACAGGACGTCAGCCCAGAACAGCATTCGGTATTTCTCAAGACGGCAAAACTGCTATTTTTATGGTGGTTGATGGTCGTGGTGACAGCGTTGGCGTAACCCATAGCGAAATGGCCAACTATATGAGAGAATACGGCGCTTATAATGCCATGCACTTAGACGGCGGTGGTTCCTCTACAATGGCAGTAAAAACTGTGGATGATTCAGCGGTAACGGTGAAAAACACGGTTTCTGACGGTTCCGAAAGAAAGGTAATTAATGCTGTAGGCATTTTCCAGAAGGCACAAGCAGGTGAAATTGAGAAAATCGCCATAACCCCATCCTTGGTGCGCACTCTTCCCAATAAGACCATTACATTTAAAGTTTATGGCTTAGATGAGTATTATAATCGAATAGAAATTCCCGCAAATGAGGTTACCATGCAAGCAGTTGGCGTGGAGGGCACTTGGAATGGATATGATTTTATTCCTTCTCAAAAGGGTACTTTTGAAGTTACAGCTCTTTACAAGGATAAGACAGCTTCACAGGCTGGGGTTGTTTCAGCGACAACAAGCAAATTGAAGCCTGCTTCAAACAGTATTAAGCTGAAAAAGGCAGGGGAAACGGCAACCATTGCTATGCAAGTGGTTGATACAGACGGTTTCAATCATTGGGTATCCACGACTACAAATTACGAGGTGGCAGACACTTCTATTGGCACCATGAAGTCCAACGTTTTTACTGCAACAAAAGCGGGTTCAACGTATATCAAATGTACCAGGGATGGGCAAACTGCTTATATTTCAGTAACCGTTGGGGACTGCAAGGCGGTGACAACACCAAATGCCACCACAGCGGCAGATCCTTTGCAAAAGAAGATTACTAAAGCAAATGATGGTGCTTTTTATTTGAATATTTCAGGTACTGTGGCTTATAACGGCACAGGGAAGATTAATGATACTACTTATGCAGATGTGAGAACAAGGGTAAGAGATGCGGTGGATTCCAATGCAGAGGTAGCAATTTACGGCGGCGCAAGCGATATTAAAACAGCACCCAAGCTGGATACTCTGAGCTGGAATGGAGGGTATCGTTTCTTAAGCAGAAGTGGCACAAGCATAGCCATGGTTTCTGCCTCAGGGGGAGGCATTCGTGCCACAAACCCTACCCAGTATGCAAGCTTAACCAGAGATTTGGATGCTTCAAATAATGACACAATTGTAATTATTATGGATAAAACACCGGGAGAATTTAAATCTGCGGCTGAGACTTCGTATTTCCGTGGGATTTTGAATAAATATGTTGCCCAAGGCAAAACGGTATTTGTGGTATCCTGTTGTGGTACTGCCCAGTGGACATCTGCAAAGGACGGTGTGCGTTATATCAATCTTCCCAATCTTTGGAAGACGGATGGCGGTGTAAATGGCAGCTTTAGCATGTTGAAATTACGTGTTCAAGGTCAGGATATTTCATATGAAATAGGCAAGGTATAA
- a CDS encoding LolA family protein: MKKAVAVCLSLLLLFGLGGCKKEEPLSELETIQKQLNEMDGYYCTASLTRISNKGETTYGTKQYAKSTGEYRLELTSPENVAGNYTIFDGQKICQYNPRLNNQLIKDVPASQHRNELFLGQFIKNYMQSEGVGVEAAALDESKCIVMEAVIPGTDGALSSEKLWVDRETYLPKRLVLYDSQGQERYRLDYDEFVYNPDFEENLFQIKE, from the coding sequence ATGAAGAAAGCAGTAGCCGTTTGTCTTAGTTTGCTCCTACTTTTTGGCCTTGGCGGATGCAAAAAAGAAGAGCCTTTATCAGAACTGGAGACAATACAAAAGCAACTAAACGAAATGGATGGGTATTACTGTACCGCTTCCCTCACCCGCATCTCCAACAAAGGGGAGACCACCTACGGCACCAAGCAATATGCCAAATCAACAGGGGAATATCGTCTAGAATTGACTTCGCCCGAAAACGTTGCGGGAAACTATACGATATTTGACGGTCAAAAAATCTGTCAGTATAACCCCAGGCTGAATAACCAACTGATAAAGGATGTTCCTGCATCACAGCACAGAAACGAATTATTTTTAGGGCAGTTTATTAAAAACTATATGCAGTCTGAAGGAGTAGGTGTGGAAGCCGCCGCCTTGGATGAGTCCAAATGCATTGTAATGGAAGCCGTAATTCCTGGAACAGACGGTGCTTTGTCCTCAGAAAAACTTTGGGTAGACCGAGAAACCTATTTACCCAAACGGCTTGTTTTATATGACAGCCAAGGTCAGGAGCGTTATCGTCTGGATTATGATGAATTTGTTTATAATCCTGATTTCGAAGAAAATCTTTTTCAAATTAAAGAATAA
- a CDS encoding LCP family protein — MRRKRIDYEYRDRRDEINIKRQVARRQEVRGQRKRVEQKPIARVYKEAPPKAPQGKRNVRRRRLAQKRRMQGFFMVFGILFFLGLVYGGSKAYVALQKWEGKAEKPTFKVSASSPSEIEDEIINLAILGTDEDGFRADVSMIASFNTRTKALSLIGVPRDTRVIMTNEMTSILEKNGRTVPKRDGVYGECKLTELHAYAGEDNRCAFSVKMMEEILGIQVDYYVKVDLTAFRDIVDAIGGVDMEVKDRLYYVDPYQDLYIDLQPGFQHLDGKKAEQLVRFREGYAQKDLKRIQVQQDFMRAFLAKVCSTESIMKNMSSLIQVALDKTESDITLSEALKYVKYLKEIDPAKMTTVTIPGEGGRFFDMDEAGTKALIQSLIYGIETPESEQNMAE; from the coding sequence ATGCGAAGAAAAAGAATAGATTATGAGTATCGGGATAGACGTGACGAGATAAACATAAAAAGGCAGGTGGCTCGACGGCAAGAAGTAAGAGGACAGCGAAAAAGGGTTGAGCAAAAACCAATTGCAAGGGTATACAAAGAGGCACCACCCAAAGCGCCCCAAGGAAAACGAAATGTGAGGCGCAGGAGATTAGCGCAAAAAAGGAGGATGCAAGGATTTTTTATGGTTTTTGGCATTCTTTTTTTTCTGGGGTTGGTATATGGTGGTTCTAAGGCATATGTGGCACTGCAAAAATGGGAAGGAAAGGCTGAGAAACCTACATTTAAGGTATCAGCTTCTTCACCCTCTGAAATTGAGGATGAAATTATCAATTTGGCGATTTTAGGGACAGATGAGGATGGATTCCGCGCCGATGTGAGCATGATAGCCAGCTTTAATACCAGAACAAAGGCACTCAGCTTAATCGGGGTTCCCAGAGATACAAGGGTGATAATGACCAATGAAATGACTTCCATTTTGGAAAAGAATGGACGAACTGTTCCGAAAAGAGACGGTGTTTATGGAGAATGTAAGCTGACGGAATTGCATGCCTATGCAGGAGAGGACAACCGTTGTGCTTTTTCCGTTAAGATGATGGAGGAAATTCTTGGAATACAGGTTGATTACTATGTTAAGGTAGATTTAACTGCATTTCGTGATATTGTAGATGCCATTGGCGGTGTGGACATGGAAGTGAAGGACAGGCTTTATTATGTTGATCCTTATCAGGATTTGTATATTGACCTTCAACCAGGGTTCCAACACTTGGATGGAAAAAAAGCGGAACAATTGGTGCGCTTTCGAGAGGGATATGCCCAAAAGGATCTGAAAAGAATACAAGTTCAACAGGATTTTATGCGTGCATTTTTGGCGAAAGTTTGTAGTACAGAATCAATTATGAAAAATATGAGCAGTCTAATTCAAGTTGCTTTGGACAAGACGGAAAGTGATATCACTCTTTCTGAGGCACTGAAATATGTGAAGTATTTAAAAGAAATTGATCCTGCAAAAATGACAACAGTTACCATTCCCGGTGAAGGTGGCAGATTCTTTGATATGGATGAAGCGGGAACAAAGGCTTTGATTCAAAGTTTAATTTATGGTATTGAAACCCCGGAATCGGAGCAAAATATGGCAGAATAA
- a CDS encoding LCP family protein codes for MSGKQRKPVRQAERIAPKKKGFNPVRVFFKIVVSIVLAFVMLAGGACFAYYKITGNPPFADKGVVRNNASDTSLLDAFLKRNIKMNVAVFGVDKDGTRTDVIFVVHYDSAAESLKLVSLPRDTRVSLTDEVKANIKAEGHSYNQVTKLNAVHAYSGEKMGCQNTVLEIEDLLGIKIDHYVKIDLEAFRAIVDAIGGVDMYVPQDMYWDMRDTGDPLINLKKGDQHLDGEKAEQLVRFRRYVEGDVARIQTQQLFLKALAEKVLSTETILKNLPDLISVMYKYIDTDISMADALKYVNYVDKINMGNVSMETLPGVGQYVGSVSYFIHDAEATREMVDRVFYSAAATDTQGAAADSKALLIEVANGGDINGLAATYSKKLEDAGYRVGSPSNYTGQHNTYTRIQVKNEGVGTDLVSFFNDAKVEVAPNEIGANADIRIILGTKEQ; via the coding sequence ATGAGCGGAAAACAAAGAAAGCCTGTACGGCAAGCGGAACGAATCGCACCAAAGAAAAAGGGATTTAATCCAGTGAGGGTGTTCTTTAAAATAGTAGTTTCTATTGTTTTGGCATTTGTGATGCTTGCCGGTGGGGCTTGCTTTGCATATTACAAAATAACGGGAAATCCTCCTTTTGCAGATAAAGGAGTGGTACGCAACAATGCGTCGGATACCAGTCTTTTGGATGCTTTTCTAAAACGAAATATTAAAATGAATGTTGCGGTATTTGGCGTGGATAAGGATGGAACCCGTACGGACGTTATTTTTGTTGTCCATTATGATAGTGCGGCAGAGAGCCTTAAACTGGTTTCCTTACCGAGAGATACCAGAGTTTCCCTTACAGATGAAGTTAAGGCTAATATAAAAGCTGAGGGTCATTCTTACAATCAGGTCACAAAGTTAAATGCAGTGCACGCTTACAGTGGTGAAAAGATGGGATGTCAGAATACAGTTTTGGAAATAGAAGACCTATTGGGGATTAAAATTGACCACTATGTTAAAATAGATTTGGAAGCATTTCGTGCCATTGTGGATGCCATCGGCGGTGTGGATATGTACGTGCCTCAGGATATGTATTGGGACATGAGAGATACCGGGGATCCTTTGATTAATCTTAAAAAAGGTGATCAACATTTAGATGGAGAAAAGGCTGAGCAGTTAGTTCGCTTCCGTCGTTATGTTGAGGGGGACGTGGCGCGTATCCAAACACAGCAGTTATTTTTAAAAGCTTTGGCAGAAAAGGTTTTAAGCACGGAAACAATATTGAAAAACCTGCCTGACTTGATTTCTGTGATGTACAAATATATTGATACAGATATTTCTATGGCAGATGCATTAAAATATGTAAATTATGTAGATAAAATAAATATGGGCAATGTCTCCATGGAAACCCTTCCCGGTGTTGGGCAATATGTTGGCAGCGTATCTTATTTTATTCATGATGCAGAAGCAACCAGAGAGATGGTTGACCGTGTATTTTATAGTGCTGCGGCAACAGATACCCAAGGAGCTGCCGCAGACAGCAAAGCTCTTTTGATAGAGGTTGCCAACGGCGGGGACATAAACGGTCTAGCTGCAACCTATAGCAAAAAGCTGGAGGACGCGGGGTATCGTGTAGGTTCACCCTCTAATTACACGGGACAGCACAACACCTATACAAGGATTCAAGTAAAAAACGAGGGGGTTGGTACCGATTTAGTATCCTTTTTCAATGATGCAAAGGTGGAGGTTGCACCAAACGAGATTGGTGCAAATGCGGATATCAGAATTATATTGGGGACAAAGGAGCAGTAG
- a CDS encoding type II toxin-antitoxin system PemK/MazF family toxin: MIVRRGDIFFADLSPVVGSEQGGIRPVLIIQNDVGNKYSPTVICAAITSQMNKAKLPTHIPLSAAEYDLPKDSVILLEQIRTIDKQRLKEKVCRLDTEMMQRVNQSLLVSLGLQQASQHKGVSNE, encoded by the coding sequence ATGATCGTTAGAAGAGGAGATATTTTTTTTGCAGACCTAAGCCCTGTTGTGGGCAGTGAACAAGGGGGAATACGCCCTGTACTAATCATACAAAACGATGTAGGCAATAAATATAGCCCCACTGTCATCTGTGCCGCCATCACATCGCAGATGAATAAAGCAAAGCTTCCAACACACATCCCCCTATCCGCCGCGGAATATGACTTACCTAAGGATTCTGTCATTTTGTTGGAGCAAATCCGCACCATTGATAAACAAAGACTGAAAGAAAAAGTATGCCGCTTGGACACGGAAATGATGCAGCGGGTAAACCAAAGCTTATTGGTCAGCCTTGGTTTACAGCAAGCTTCGCAACATAAAGGGGTTTCAAATGAATAA
- the murJ gene encoding murein biosynthesis integral membrane protein MurJ — protein sequence MSQKGNQAVKAVSFMMMITLVGKVLGLMREQFLAANYGLGMEAVAFLLASRIPRTFFDAVFASAISASFIPIFNEYLQKKGKDEAFSLANRFVTLITVVTFVLMVFGIIFAEQFVWLFAVGFDNETAQLCASLARMLFPTILFTAIAFSFVGILQSLDEFNVPAAISVASNAIIILYYVFFNKKYGIYGLTAAFLIGWAMQAFIQIPSLQKKGYWYRPDFHFRDEGLKKIGKLMLPVMIATWAQPINFMINCRFASQLSNGDQSISVLEYANNLYTIIVGVFVLAIANLIFPKLSRISSGENQEEFGSTVKATLRSMMFLLIPMMVGIMALSHPLVALIYERGAFDAEGTRLTSTALFFFSLGIIGYGIQTILSRAFYANQDGKRPFYSGVVSVAVNAILCKLLLEPMGVGGLALAAAASSTVAAVMLLVPTVKHYPEIIDKKLITSLGKMALSAGIMLVFVLGSFRFLEPRVGTGLIGRILVLGIPVAIGGASYMLLSFALGIEEGKMVFSLLGKFRNRGKTDFQNNHNGRKKEQRGYIRMFQSISWIIEDSFCFRVLERIITAVVHLWTESMVYACYRKISLVIGDAFWQSGILGFFRENWDASLGTWHGVIPRTWHRLTILSGKAVKEKRNALAIVFGESFFLRVFNQNFLILCLCAIVFAIPILPTMLLALLCLGTLGLYGINLFLGRIRVQRTSLVSIFLGLFGVCLIYGSFTSYHFPRALQVMAIFLLFMSMFFVAKDCIDTEEKLDFVIFVMISTGVLIALYAVYQYVVGVDMDAAWVDAESFNIQTRAYGTFNNPNVLGEYLILIGSLAAGMLWKVRNWLGRFLYLGCFGVICLGLLATNSRGAMLGLMLSAGLFVLLAERRLIPLGLAGLLAMPFVLPASLWARLASSITMSDSSSQYRLSIYRAGGEIVKHYWATGIGVDAFNQVYPLFSFEAANAYHVHNLFLQEFIELGILGFVILIILFLFFFQKLYGSMIRVPKRFHMLLAAFFGGFAGLLLQGMTDHIWFDYSIVLLFWCFMGIGMASVRVGEKQWQREK from the coding sequence ATGTCACAAAAAGGCAATCAGGCAGTGAAAGCTGTCAGCTTTATGATGATGATAACATTAGTGGGGAAGGTTCTTGGCTTGATGCGAGAGCAATTTCTTGCTGCAAATTATGGCTTGGGTATGGAGGCAGTGGCATTTTTGCTTGCCAGCCGCATCCCCAGGACTTTTTTCGATGCTGTTTTTGCTTCGGCAATTTCTGCAAGTTTTATTCCTATCTTTAACGAGTATTTACAAAAAAAAGGGAAGGATGAAGCCTTTTCTCTTGCCAACCGTTTTGTTACCCTTATTACAGTAGTAACCTTTGTTTTAATGGTATTTGGCATTATTTTTGCCGAACAGTTTGTATGGCTGTTTGCAGTTGGCTTTGATAACGAAACGGCACAGCTGTGTGCCTCCCTTGCCCGTATGCTTTTTCCTACCATTCTATTTACTGCTATTGCTTTCTCCTTTGTGGGAATTCTACAATCATTAGACGAATTTAATGTGCCTGCGGCAATCAGCGTGGCTTCCAACGCAATTATTATCTTATATTATGTTTTTTTTAATAAAAAATATGGAATATATGGATTAACTGCGGCTTTTTTAATTGGATGGGCGATGCAGGCATTTATTCAAATCCCTTCTTTGCAGAAAAAAGGGTATTGGTATCGACCGGATTTCCATTTTCGAGATGAGGGCTTGAAAAAAATCGGTAAGTTGATGTTGCCTGTTATGATTGCCACATGGGCACAACCCATCAATTTTATGATTAACTGCCGTTTTGCTTCGCAGCTTTCCAATGGCGATCAAAGCATTTCGGTATTGGAGTATGCCAATAACTTATACACCATTATTGTGGGTGTGTTTGTTTTAGCCATTGCCAATCTAATTTTCCCCAAGCTTTCTCGTATTTCCAGTGGAGAGAATCAGGAGGAGTTTGGCAGTACTGTAAAGGCCACGCTACGCTCTATGATGTTTTTACTAATTCCTATGATGGTTGGTATCATGGCATTGAGTCATCCCTTAGTTGCCTTGATTTATGAAAGAGGGGCTTTCGATGCTGAAGGTACCCGTCTAACCTCCACAGCTCTATTCTTTTTCTCCCTTGGGATAATCGGCTATGGCATACAGACTATTTTGAGTAGGGCATTTTATGCCAATCAGGATGGAAAAAGACCGTTTTATTCAGGGGTTGTATCGGTTGCGGTGAATGCTATTCTGTGCAAACTATTATTAGAGCCTATGGGCGTTGGCGGTTTGGCACTGGCAGCAGCTGCTTCATCAACAGTGGCGGCGGTGATGCTTTTGGTGCCGACAGTAAAACATTACCCTGAAATAATTGATAAAAAACTGATTACTAGCCTTGGTAAGATGGCATTGAGTGCCGGGATCATGCTGGTTTTTGTTTTGGGGAGCTTTCGCTTCCTTGAACCCAGAGTGGGTACGGGATTAATCGGTCGGATTTTAGTTTTAGGTATTCCTGTAGCAATTGGAGGGGCATCTTATATGTTACTTTCCTTTGCCTTGGGTATTGAGGAAGGTAAAATGGTATTTTCGCTTTTAGGAAAGTTTAGGAACAGAGGAAAAACCGATTTCCAGAACAACCATAATGGAAGAAAAAAAGAACAGAGAGGATATATTCGCATGTTCCAAAGTATTTCTTGGATAATTGAAGATAGTTTTTGCTTCCGTGTACTGGAAAGAATCATAACAGCTGTGGTTCATCTTTGGACGGAAAGCATGGTTTATGCTTGCTACCGCAAAATAAGCCTAGTCATAGGAGATGCATTTTGGCAAAGCGGCATTCTCGGGTTTTTTCGTGAAAATTGGGATGCATCTTTAGGAACATGGCATGGAGTGATACCGAGAACATGGCACAGGCTGACAATTCTTTCAGGTAAGGCTGTGAAAGAAAAGAGAAATGCCCTTGCAATAGTCTTTGGAGAAAGCTTTTTCCTTCGAGTATTTAATCAGAATTTTTTGATTTTATGTTTATGCGCCATTGTGTTTGCTATTCCCATTTTGCCCACAATGCTTTTGGCTCTACTTTGTCTTGGGACTTTAGGATTGTATGGAATTAACCTTTTCTTAGGACGTATTCGTGTACAACGGACAAGCTTGGTTAGTATATTTTTGGGACTGTTTGGTGTTTGTTTAATATATGGAAGCTTTACCAGCTATCATTTTCCCAGAGCGTTACAAGTCATGGCAATTTTCTTACTGTTTATGTCAATGTTTTTTGTTGCCAAGGACTGTATAGACACTGAGGAGAAATTGGATTTTGTCATTTTTGTCATGATTTCAACGGGTGTTTTGATTGCCCTTTATGCGGTTTATCAATATGTTGTTGGAGTTGACATGGATGCGGCTTGGGTAGACGCAGAAAGCTTTAATATCCAAACGCGAGCATATGGAACCTTCAATAACCCCAATGTTTTAGGGGAATATTTGATATTAATCGGCTCCCTTGCGGCAGGCATGCTTTGGAAGGTACGAAATTGGCTGGGAAGATTTTTATATTTAGGCTGTTTTGGTGTGATTTGCTTAGGTCTGCTTGCGACAAACTCACGAGGGGCGATGCTTGGATTAATGCTTTCCGCAGGACTTTTTGTGCTTTTGGCGGAGCGGAGGTTAATCCCTCTGGGATTGGCAGGACTTTTGGCTATGCCTTTTGTATTACCTGCGTCTCTTTGGGCCAGATTGGCAAGTTCCATAACCATGAGCGATTCCTCTTCTCAATATCGGTTGTCAATCTATCGGGCAGGTGGGGAGATTGTAAAGCACTATTGGGCAACGGGAATTGGTGTGGATGCTTTTAATCAGGTTTATCCACTGTTTTCCTTTGAAGCGGCTAATGCTTACCATGTGCATAATTTATTTTTACAGGAATTTATCGAGCTTGGCATATTAGGTTTTGTGATTTTGATTATATTATTTCTGTTCTTTTTCCAAAAGCTTTATGGCAGCATGATAAGAGTTCCTAAGCGGTTTCATATGCTTTTGGCGGCCTTTTTTGGCGGCTTTGCGGGATTACTATTACAGGGAATGACAGACCATATTTGGTTTGATTATAGTATCGTTTTGCTATTCTGGTGCTTTATGGGTATTGGGATGGCAAGCGTGAGAGTGGGTGAAAAGCAGTGGCAGAGAGAAAAATAA